One Setaria italica strain Yugu1 chromosome II, Setaria_italica_v2.0, whole genome shotgun sequence DNA segment encodes these proteins:
- the LOC101776562 gene encoding protein TsetseEP-like — YQWCSCPLRDRDLALDPALDPALEPKLEPAEDEALDPAPELLAEPDPEPKAEAELEPPLPPPVLPNPIPTPAPSPTPRPPPEPEPEPEPEPEPDPEPDPEPEPEPLPPKPIPTPTPSPRPRPPPDPDPEPEPDPDPEPDPELPEPDEDAEPEPEPEPPAPTPIPIPIPRPFPRLMPRSFRAARLSPTAASNDTAIASTIPNGMAFVQTIAPC, encoded by the coding sequence TATCAATGGTGCTCTTGCCCACTTCGAGATCGTGACCTTGCGCTTGATCCTGCACTGGACCCAGCATTGGAGCCTAAACTAGAACCTGCAGAAGACGAAGCACTTGATCCAGCACCCGAACTACTTGCAGAACCTGACCCAGAGCCAAAAGCTGAAGCTGAGCTTGAACCACCATTACCACCACCAGTGCTACCTAATCCAATACCAACTCCAGCACCGAGTCCAACCCCAAGGCCCCCTCCTGAGCCTGAGCCCGAACCTGAACCTGAACCTGAACCAGATCCCGAGCCTGATCCAGAACCAGAGCCGGAGCCACTGCCACCTAAACCTATACCAACTCCAACACCAAGCCCAAGGCCCAGACCTCCTCCCGACCCTGATCCAGAGCCCGAGCCAGACCCTGACCCTGAGCCTGATCCCGAGCTACCAGAGCCAGACGAAGACGCTGaaccggagccggagccggaaccCCCGGCACCAACGCCGATCCCGATCCCGATCCCAAGGCCATTCCCGAGGTTGATGCCGAGGTCCTTCCGAGCAGCACGGCtctcgcccaccgccgccagcAACGACACGGCGATCGCGAGCACAATTCCTAATGGAATGGCCTTCGTGCAGACCATCGCGCCTTGTTGA
- the LOC101776984 gene encoding cell wall protein IFF6, which translates to MAASGRGGAAASALLVVLVAFVCLMSCGLAQARVARKDLGLGIDLGGGGGGGAGLGLGLGLGVGVGTGGVSASGSGSGSGSVAGVGSTSGSRSGSISVGGASSSAGSSAGSSAGSNGSGAGSSAGSGGGQGYGQGGGSGFGSGYGEGSGSGRGSGNGVVGVGYSEGYGHGSPAGSGGNP; encoded by the coding sequence atggcggcgagcggcaggggcggcgcggcggcaagTGCTCTGCTAGTAGTGCTGGTGGCGTTCGTGTGCTTGATGTCCTGCGGCCTCGCGCAGGCCCGCGTGGCGAGGAAGGACCTCGGCCTCGGCATCGAcctgggcggcggtggcggtggcggcgcggggctgGGCCTCGGGCTGGGGCTGGGTGTCGGAGTTGGCACGGGAGGCGTCTCGGCGTCCGGGTCCGGTTCTGGGTCCGGGTCTGTGGCGGGTGTGGGGTCGACGTCCGGGTCGAGGTCCGGGTCGATTTCCGTCGGTGGGGCGAGCTCGTCCGCGGGTTCGAGCGCTGGATCGTCAGCTGGGTCGAATGGATCAGGTGCCGGGTCTTCTGCTGGGTCGGGTGGCGGGCAAGGGTATGGGCAGGGTGGTGGGAGTGGGTTCGGTTCTGGGTATGGTGAGGGTAGTGGGTCTGGGCGTGGGTCGGGTAATGGGGTGGTCGGCGTAGGGTATAGTGAGGGATACGGTCATGGGTCGCCTGCTGGCTCGGGTGGAAACCCTTGA
- the LOC101768327 gene encoding tetraspanin-8: MAFRLSNNLIGILNAVTFLLSIPILGAGIWLGHRADGTECERYLSAPVIALGVFLLVVSIAGLVGACCRVTWLLWVYLLAMFVLIVALFCFTVFAFVVTNRGAGEAVSGRGYKEYRLGDYSNWLQKRVENHKNWNRIRSCLQGSKVCKNLQDKKESVTDFMRSDLSPIESGCCKPPTSCGFTYVSGTDWTKTTATNSSSDPDCNTWSNDALCYDCQSCKAGVVATVKRDWKRTAIVCIVFLVFIIIVYSIGCCAFRNNRRDNAYHGGWKGGYA, encoded by the exons ATGGCGTTCCGGCTGAGCAACAACCTGATCGGGATCCTGAACGCGGTGACCTTCCTTCTCTCCATCCCGATCCTGGGCGCGGGCATTTGGCTGGGCCACCGCGCCGACGGCACCGAGTGCGAGCGCTACCTCTCGGCGCCCGTAATCGCGCTgggggtcttcctcctcgtcgtctcCATCGCGGGGCTCGTCGGCGCCTGCTGCCGCGTCACCTGGCTGCTCTGGGTCTACCTCCTCGCTATGTTCGTCCTCATCGTCGCCCTCTTCTGCTTCACCGTCTTCGCCTTCGTCGTCACCAACCGGGGCGCCGGGGAGGCCGTGTCGGGCCGGGGGTACAAGGAGTACAGGCTTGGGGACTACTCCAACTGGCTGCAGAAGCGGGTGGAGAACCACAAGAACTGGAACAGGATCAGGAGCTGCCTCCAGGGCTCCAAGGTCTGCAAGAACCTGCAGGACAAGAAGGAGTCGGTCACCGACTTCATGCGTTCCGACCTCTCCCCGATCGAG TCTGGGTGCTGCAAGCCCCCCACCAGCTGCGGCTTCACCTACGTCAGCGGCACGGACTGGACCAAGACCACCGCCACCAACTCGTCGTCGGACCCGGACTGCAACACCTGGAGCAACGATGCGCTCTGCTACGACTGCCAGTCGTGCAAGGCCGGCGTGGTGGCCACCGTCAAGCGGGACTGGAAGCGCACCGCCATCGTCTGCATCGTCTTCCtcgtcttcatcatcatcgtctaCTCCATCGGATGCTGCGCTTTCAGGAATAACCGCAGGGACAACGCCTACcacggcggctggaagggcggGTACGCCTGA
- the LOC101769135 gene encoding WAT1-related protein At4g28040 isoform X2, which produces MAGGGPWLERYGPSVGMVLVQLFYALVDVALKTASRVGMRPIVFVTYRQGIAAATLLLASFAARGCTLRPMAVGARAFGLIFAASLATATGQYFYLEGLLLASPSMARATTNLAPGITFAIAAVIGLEKVDIRNLRNVAKIVGTAICLAGAMFMAFFKGPKLLGAVLRSPTSDWVKGGVYLVGNAVCVAIWYIFQVPVCKKYLDPLSLATWMCFLATLQCAVMAFFLEPNYLQIWKLTSFWEFPCILYGGVFASGANFFIQSWCISVKGPLYSAIFTPLSAVITAMLSTLFLHEELHIGSVLGAITIIVGLYVVLWGKADDAKSESLAIHSSGSKGGVDSDCIGVSIEPRTNLSEPLLPEPDNGNSNNQTR; this is translated from the exons ATGGCGGGCGGCGGTCCGTGGCTGGAGCGTTACGGACCGAGCGTGGGGATGGTGCTGGTGCAGCTGTTCTACGCGCTGGTGGACGTGGCGCTCAAGACGGCGTCCCGGGTGGGGATGCGGCCCATCGTCTTCGTCACCTACCGCCAGGGGATCGCCGCTGCcacgctcctcctcgcctccttcgccgccaGGGGCTGCACGCTGCGGCCCATGGCCGTCGGCGCGCGGGCCTTCGGGCTCATCTTCGCGGCATCCCTAGCCAC CGCGACTGGGCAGTACTTCTACCTCGAGGGGCTGCTCCTGGCGTCTCCGTCCATGGCCAGGGCCACCACCAACCTCGCCCCCGGCATCAccttcgccatcgccgccgtcatCGG GTTAGAGAAGGTGGATATCAGAAACCTGAGAAACGTCGCCAAGATCGTCGGCACCGCCATCTGCCTCGCTGGAGCAATGTTCATGGCGTTCTTCAAGGGTCCCAAGCTCCTCGGCGCGGTTCTTCGCTCGCCGACTAGCGACTGGGTGAAAGGAGGGGTTTATCTCGTCGGAAATGCTGTCTGCGTCGCCATCTGGTACATCTTCCAG GTGCCCGTCTGCAAAAAGTACCTTGATCCCCTGTCTCTGGCGACCTGGATGTGCTTTTTAGCGACCTTGCAGTGCGCGGTGATGGCCTTCTTCCTGGAGCCAAACTACTTGCAAATTTGGAAGCTCACCTCGTTCTGGGAGTTCCCCTGCATCTTATATGGA GGAGTATTTGCCTCCGGCGCAAACTTTTTCATCCAATCCTGGTGCATATCAGTGAAAGGCCCCCTTTACAGCGCAATCTTTACGCCCCTGAGTGCAGTGATCACAGCAATGTTATCTACACTCTTCCTGCATGAAGAACTCCATATTGGAAG CGTATTAGGAGCTATCACTATCATTGTCGGCTTGTATGTGGTGCTGTGGGGCAAAGCAGATGACGCGAAGAGCGAGAGTCTGGCAATCCATTCTAGTGGTTCCAAAGGAGGTGTAGATTCAGACTGTATCGGTGTTTCGATAGAGCCTCGGACCAATCTTTCAGAACCATTGTTGCCTGAGCCTGACAACGGTAATAGTAATAATCAGACACGTTGA
- the LOC101769135 gene encoding WAT1-related protein At4g28040 isoform X1: MAGGGPWLERYGPSVGMVLVQLFYALVDVALKTASRVGMRPIVFVTYRQGIAAATLLLASFAARGCTLRPMAVGARAFGLIFAASLATATGQYFYLEGLLLASPSMARATTNLAPGITFAIAAVIGLEKVDIRNLRNVAKIVGTAICLAGAMFMAFFKGPKLLGAVLRSPTSDWVKGGVYLVGNAVCVAIWYIFQVTNCSDACNRPASARFNALLLGFKVTDQVMVWFQVPVCKKYLDPLSLATWMCFLATLQCAVMAFFLEPNYLQIWKLTSFWEFPCILYGGVFASGANFFIQSWCISVKGPLYSAIFTPLSAVITAMLSTLFLHEELHIGSVLGAITIIVGLYVVLWGKADDAKSESLAIHSSGSKGGVDSDCIGVSIEPRTNLSEPLLPEPDNGNSNNQTR, encoded by the exons ATGGCGGGCGGCGGTCCGTGGCTGGAGCGTTACGGACCGAGCGTGGGGATGGTGCTGGTGCAGCTGTTCTACGCGCTGGTGGACGTGGCGCTCAAGACGGCGTCCCGGGTGGGGATGCGGCCCATCGTCTTCGTCACCTACCGCCAGGGGATCGCCGCTGCcacgctcctcctcgcctccttcgccgccaGGGGCTGCACGCTGCGGCCCATGGCCGTCGGCGCGCGGGCCTTCGGGCTCATCTTCGCGGCATCCCTAGCCAC CGCGACTGGGCAGTACTTCTACCTCGAGGGGCTGCTCCTGGCGTCTCCGTCCATGGCCAGGGCCACCACCAACCTCGCCCCCGGCATCAccttcgccatcgccgccgtcatCGG GTTAGAGAAGGTGGATATCAGAAACCTGAGAAACGTCGCCAAGATCGTCGGCACCGCCATCTGCCTCGCTGGAGCAATGTTCATGGCGTTCTTCAAGGGTCCCAAGCTCCTCGGCGCGGTTCTTCGCTCGCCGACTAGCGACTGGGTGAAAGGAGGGGTTTATCTCGTCGGAAATGCTGTCTGCGTCGCCATCTGGTACATCTTCCAGGTAACTAATTGCAGCGATGCTTGCAATCGCCCTGCATCGGCAAGATTCAACGCGCTATTGCTGGGGTTTAAGGTGACTGATCAAGTGATGGTGTGGTTTCAGGTGCCCGTCTGCAAAAAGTACCTTGATCCCCTGTCTCTGGCGACCTGGATGTGCTTTTTAGCGACCTTGCAGTGCGCGGTGATGGCCTTCTTCCTGGAGCCAAACTACTTGCAAATTTGGAAGCTCACCTCGTTCTGGGAGTTCCCCTGCATCTTATATGGA GGAGTATTTGCCTCCGGCGCAAACTTTTTCATCCAATCCTGGTGCATATCAGTGAAAGGCCCCCTTTACAGCGCAATCTTTACGCCCCTGAGTGCAGTGATCACAGCAATGTTATCTACACTCTTCCTGCATGAAGAACTCCATATTGGAAG CGTATTAGGAGCTATCACTATCATTGTCGGCTTGTATGTGGTGCTGTGGGGCAAAGCAGATGACGCGAAGAGCGAGAGTCTGGCAATCCATTCTAGTGGTTCCAAAGGAGGTGTAGATTCAGACTGTATCGGTGTTTCGATAGAGCCTCGGACCAATCTTTCAGAACCATTGTTGCCTGAGCCTGACAACGGTAATAGTAATAATCAGACACGTTGA
- the LOC101768730 gene encoding WAT1-related protein At4g28040, translated as MAGGHIRAVVEGYRPCAAMVATQCIFAAMTLWVKAAFAGGMSPTVFVVYRQAVATLVLAPIAIVSNRSMLKDMRLGMKGFFLVFMAALFGATVNQNLCYHGLHLGTSSLATTMTNLIPAITFAMAVAVGQERVNIKEVASIAKVLGTAVCIGGAITIAFFKGPKLLKLSLHDSYMLTPSSSDWVMGALFLIGSSSCWSLWLILQAPICRSYMDPLTLSAWTCFLSTLQSAAVTFFLLPNRSSWKIHSLFELSCYIFAGVFGSGVVFYLQSWCISVRGPLYSAMFTPLCTVVTTALSAVVLHEELHIGSMVGAVAVVAGLYVVLWGKAEDARKGRGPDQSKDSTDGTARSDAQLDVEHTLAAPLLAGAARSQAPS; from the exons ATGGCCGGCGGCCACATCCGCGCGGTCGTGGAGGGGTACAGGCCGTGCGCGGCGATGGTTGCCACGCAGTGCATCTTCGCGGCCATGACGCTGTGGGTCAAGGCGGCGTTCGCCGGCGGCATGAGCCCCACGGTCTTCGTCGTCTACAGGCAGGCCGTCGCCACCCTCGTCCTCGCTCCCATCGCCATCGTCTCCAACCG GAGCATGCTGAAGGACATGAGGCTTGGGATGAAAGGCTTCTTCTTGGTGTTCATGGCAGCTTTGTTTGG AGCAACGGTGAACCAGAATCTGTGCTACCACGGGCTGCACTTAGGGACCTCATCGCTGGCCACGACCATGACGAACTTGATACCGGCGATCACCTTCGCCATGGCAGTAGCCGTTGG GCAAGAAAGAGTAAACATCAAAGAAGTAGCTAGCATTGCGAAGGTCCTCGGCACTGCAGTCTGCATCGGAGGAGCTATCACGATTGCATTCTTCAAAGGCCCAAAGCTGCTGAAGCTCTCTCTCCATGATTCGTACATGCTTACCCCGTCAAGCAGCGATTGGGTGATGGGAGCGCTCTTCCTCATCGGCAGCAGCTCCTGTTGGTCCCTTTGGCTCATCTTGCAG GCGCCCATCTGCAGATCGTACATGGATCCTCTGACCCTATCGGCCTGGACCTGCTTCCTGTCCACGCTGCAATCCGCGGCGGTCACCTTCTTCCTGCTACCGAACCGTAGCTCGTGGAAGATCCACTCCCTCTTCGAGCTCTCATGCTACATCTTTGCC GGCGTGTTCGGGTCAGGCGTGGTGTTCTACCTGCAGTCGTGGTGCATCTCGGTGAGGGGCCCCCTCTACTCGGCCATGTTCACCCCGCTCTGCACCGTGGTCACCAccgcgctctccgccgtcgtcctccacgaAGAGCTGCACATCGGAAG CATGGTAGGCGCCGTCGCTGTCGTCGCCGGCCTGTACGTCGTGCTGTGGGGCAAAGCAGAGGAcgcgaggaaggggagggggccggaCCAGAGCAAAGACTCGACGGACGGGACCGCACGGTCTGACGCTCAGCTCGACGTGGAGCACACTCTCGCTGCGCCTCTCCTGGCAGGCGCCGCACGCTCACAAGCACCCAGCTGA